AATTATGGACGAGCCAGGTTTTTTCAGTCAGAAATGGTTGACTCTTCTAGACAAACAAAaccagtttatttaaaaacctCAACTGATTAAACAATATAACATGAATCGTTATAAAGCAGCTATAATGAAAACTGAATAAAGTAACGAAGATACAAAAAGGTACAAAAAAAATCCTCAAGGTAATCAAAGCTGTTGTGTTGTTCTTGCAGGTGTATGCTCTATTGATGTAGTGTCATAACCCAGCTTCTTCATGTCCTTAGTCACAATGTTGAACTGTAGTGTGACGAAACCTTGTGAGCGCACCCTTGTGACTGCAAATGGACAAAACCACATCAGTTAGGTCTCATAATTAGACTTGCAGAACAATTTTTGAAGACTCACTATGATTAGAGATGATAATCATCCGCTGCAATGTAATTCGAGGTAAAGGTAAAATGAAAGTTTACCTTCTCTTCCCTCTCCTTGAGCAACAACCTTGGGATCTGTGAACTCTGGACGCCTTCCCATCAGCCAACTGAGTACAAGACAAAACATGTCAGATGCAGAGCATATCATACAAATGAATGTTTTCAAGTTacaatgtatttgtttatttgaaactgtgcacatttagcCAAAACAACTTAGTTCATACAGTTGAGGACAAAAGGGAAGGGGCAACAGAAAATTAGATCACAACCCTAAGCTGGTGCATGATAAATtgtgtcattttaaaatgttgctgTATGTCTACatttaaatgtgtgtaaaacaccAAGCAGTGGGAAATTTGTTATAACCTTGTGAACTTCTGCAGTCTTGACGTAGACTCAGGAACAAACATAGGAATGGTCTTGGTGTGTCTGGGATAGAGAGAAATGTAATTGTGCATTTCAGACAAATTTTAAGCATGCTggctgtttttgtcacattatgACACCACAATTTCAGAGTGACTCACTttccaggtgtaaacgggatgTGCACGGCTCCATAACCTCTCACAACATCATTTCCAAAGGTGTCGGGGCCATACACGCTGACTACAATCTGGGGCCCTGAAGTAAAAGAAACGGTAAAAAGATGGACAGATGATAAATTATATATGTGACAGCAGATTTTATGCATATCTTGAGATTAATATTCCTCTATACAATGCAAGCATATTATTCTGACCCAACCAAAACAAGGTTCACTTACAGCCAAATGGGTTAGTGCTTTTGAATGTGATGTCCAATGGGAAATTCCACACCAAACTCTGAGATCCTCTACCTTTTGATGTTATTTGAGAAATGCCCTCTTCTAAGCCCTGAGAAGACATCATTACTGTTGCTGAATTTATGAGAATACAAAAGCTTTTATATACATCACTGAAATAGCAGAGAGAAGGGGCGACTAAAAAGTAAAAGAATCCGTACCATATTACAATTACTTGGTAATATACAcgatattgccaaaagtatgaggacacccctccaaattgaattcaggtgttcacttccatggccacagatgtataaaatcaagcacctaggaatgcagactgcttctacaaacatttgtaaaagaatcaggagctcagtgaattcctGTGTTTTAAGTCCATTCGtaaaatttcctcactactaaatattccatggaCAACTGTAAGTGGTATCATAAAGTAGAAGCAGTTGGGAACAACAGCAGCTCAGCCAccaagtggtaggccacgtaaaatcacagacgcgaggtcagcgcatgctgatgCACACAGTGCAcaaaagtcgccaactttctacagagtcaatagctacagacctccaaactttgtgtggccttcagattagctcaagaacagtgcgtagagagcttcatggaatgggtttccatggccgagcagctgcatcccaagccttacatcaccaagtgcaatgcaaagtgtcggatgcagtggtgtaaagtgatggccccttcctgttccaacatgactgcgcaccagtgcacaaagcaaggtccgtaaagacatggatgagtgagtttggtgtggaggaacttgactgtcctgcacagagtcctgaccttacctgatagaacacctttgggatgaattagaccggaaactgtgagccaggccttatcaccaacatcactgcctgacctcacaaaagCGCTTCTAGAACAATGGTCagaaattcccataaacacactcacaaaccttgtggaaagccttcccagaagagttgaagctgttataactgcaaagggtgggccaactccatattaaactcTACCgtttaagaatgggatgtcattaaaattcatttgcacgtaaaggcaggcgtcccaaaacatttggcaatatagtgtacgTCACGTCACTAAAGTAGGGGAGAGTAGGGGCGACTAAAACGGTAAAATAATCAGTTCCAACGTAAAGATGGCAATTGCTTAGCAATACATggtatattgtttttttatcattGAATATTCATGTtgcatattaaattataaaacaaataacGTGTGTATATAAATGTTACAATAGCCCTGATTTCCGTGAGACAAAAGGAAGTAAAGCAGCTTGATGTCACTCACTGATGTGGGCGCCCAGTCGTGTCCATAAACAAAACAATACTTGCAGTACAGATCATCATATTCTGGAAACTTAAGACAAAATACGACATGTTAGCAATCAAATTAACCGACGCTAACAACAGGCTTTGCAGAAAGTTTCCTGCATCAAACACAGCCTCTATAAATCGTTAACTCACATCGGCTGCTTCGATTTGCCCATTGACCATGAGAAGAAAAACCGCTGGATTGTTTGAGGTCATTTTCACACCATTAACACCCtggaaaacatttaaatcacacCAAACGACCCAAGCTGCATTGAAATATCAGGTAAGCTGTAAATTACCGGATCCCCGTTGTCAACAGGTCTCTGGCTGCTATGGACGCTTTCAGTACGGCAGGCAATAAGGTCCAAAATGGCTAGACAAAACGCATTTTTAAATTGCTATTCCACTAGGTGGTTGTCGTGGACATGAAACTGGGGCCACGTCCGAAATCGCATCCCTTGAATAGACCTActtaatttgattaaaacaatattttttttgactgctaaaaaaaaaaaaaaaaggttttcaatGCGGAAGGACGTTTTTTGTTAATGTGCGAGACTTCCGAAATAACGAGAAGAATATCAAAGTTCAGTAAACGGTTTGCGTGTTTATTATTAagacaatacattaaaataatatggtaaGAAATACCGGTTTGAAATATCAGTCAGCGTAACGAGCACTAAAAATAACTGGAATGACACCGGAAGCCAGACAAGTTCAATTTACAAATGGCCGCGCCCGCTCTTACCTGAAAAATAATGTAGATAGTGTGAATGTAATTCGCCATTGCTGTCATTATCACGTGACCTACCACCAAATCCTCTCAAACAAACAAAGGTAAATCACTGTTTTCTCACCTAAGcagaataatgtcatctcaaGCACTTAACCCCTCTGTCCCTACATGAGGCTACTAAATTACTCTCTCACACTGAATTGAAAATTCACTCTGCACTTTGTGTGTTCTGGAAAGCCTACATTTCCCTTGTGCAAAGCGTTCTGCTTTAGGGAAGGCCTCATTACAGACACCAAGACCTTGACactgaaaaaaagagagacaatAGAACAAAAATGGAAAGAGAGACAGTGTTAATTGGAGGATCAATATACAAATCAATGGATTGAATTTTGGGCTCAGTCCTTGGCTTTAGTTCTACACCCCAGTAAACTCTTTTAACCTATAGACCAAGACCTTCCTGCCACTATTTTGTCCCAACAATGTCCCAGTTTGAGCTGTCCTCGTCTGTTGCCAATTTTCCCTCTCTGGGACCAGGTCTTTGACTTACAATCACTATTTATAGCAATAGACGTCTGTACTACTTAGAAGTCCTCTACGGGACCTGTGTCTCCCTTTTTTAGGCTTGAAATAAAGACTCATTCAGTCATTTCCGtggggcatttttttttttttttttttgacatcaaTCCCAACCCAATGTGGCTTTTAGGTTGAGCGTATTGTTCTTGTCCTCCATTAATCGCATAGCACAAACGCTTAGATGTGAAATCCATTTAATCTGTTTCTGTTCCTCAGATCTCAACAGTATGTGAATGGCTCTGTCCATCTGATTGACATCGTTTGTTTGGTTGACATTTGCTAGTGTCACCAAAACATGCACCAACTGTCCACACCATAGCAAATGTCATGGAAATGTCATGTGCCCTGGGCTGTATTTTGGCAGGTTTGGTTGGTGGTCTGAAAGATGATCTTGTGTTTTCTTAAGGCAAGTGATCCCCATTGTTTAGTCTGGGAAGTAAAGGAGCTTATAATAGCATGGCTTCATCCAGTTTATGGGTCAGTGACATGGcacttttttaatgttgtaaaaaaacaaaaaaaacaaactagaAATGCCGTTCACACAAAGGCCTACATAAATTAATCTCTTCTAATCATGTTTTTAATATCTGTAATAAGATTCATTTTGATCAATATCATCATAGAAAGGACCCCTGCAGACCCTCATGACTTTGTGTCAAGGTCGATAAATCTCCTAAAATATGAGAGATGGTGACAAAGAAAGGTTTGTACAGGTTGTGAAATGTCATGTGGCGTGACTCCcaattatgtttatatatatatatatatatatatatatatatatatatatatatatatgaatataaggATATTACTTGATTATACCAGTTTCAAAACTGTatgaaatgaacatgaacacAAGGAGgcatttctttttcattcttttttatcACTGACCCTCATATCTGCTTTGTCCTTAATATAGTCTAGATTTGAACTTTTCGTTCTTTTCAAGTTCAGGTTTTATTCTCTTAATATGTAAAGAGAAGACATTATGTTATGGCCATTAATGAGTGGAAGATACATCTACTTGATGCCATATGACTGCTTTATAAGGGATAAAAAGctcataaatatataatatcgATTATTAAAATGACTTCTGGATTTTTATGTACTGAACTTGCTATCCTGTATATTAGTGCAGTCCCTGACCTGCATCTGAAAATACCAGGTCACCGTTTCTCTGAGTGTCTTTAGAAAGCTCAACCGAGGCACAACCTGAATGTACGTCATGTAAAATTGTTATCGATTTATGTCCTTTCCTCCAAACTCCAATCATGGTCAAAAGCAGAGTGCCATTTATTATGAGGGCTAATCATTAATATTGCCTCTCCATTAGCTGGAGTGCAGCTCTGTGACAGCATAATGGCCTGTGTCAGACAGATGAGTGGGTCACTGTAGATCTGCACGTGTCAAATTACAGCAGCCCACTCTTGTGGAAGGGATCAGGGATTTCATTTTGACCACTCCCTAATTTTGCATGCTGGATAAATCTTCCCCACCCAGGCTTTTAGGGTTTTTCCATTtgataaataataaaagaatGAATTTTCTTTTAGGAGCACATAAATGGTTTTGTCTCTGGCATTACCGGAACTGATGTTTGCTGATTTTCCCGGATTGATCTGAAGTTAGACAGGAAATATAACACAGGAAGGATGAGAACTTGCACTACAAtaaaaaagtttgtggtcattaagattttttttaaataaattaatacttaaggatgcattaaactgatcacaAGTGACAGTACGgacattaataaatggttacaaaatatttaaatttcaaataaacgctgttctttttgaagttttattaattaaagtatcctgaaaaaaaatgtatcatggtttccacaaaaaaagggatagttcacccaaaaatgaaaatttgatgtttatctgcttacccccagagcatccaagatgtaggtgactttgtttattcagtagaacacaaataatgatctttaactccaaccgttgccgtctgtcagtcttataatgcattTCAATGGGAACTTtgtctataagagtcaaaaaaacatgcacagacaaatccaaattaaaccctgcggctcgtgacgacacattgatgtcctaagacatgaaacgattggtttgtgcgagaaaccgaacagtatttatatcattttttacctctaatacaccactatgtccaactgccctccacatccggttagtgatgtctgaacacgctctgacaacagaaggtatgtctcgcactcattgaagcaaagcacgagagatcacttccgtcatcagaatgCATTTTTCgataataaatgccttctgaagcgaagcgatgcgtttgtataaaaaaaagttatgaagtcaaatatctagcttccaccataATGGCTTCCATATTCAATTTACTTAAAAACGGAACTGCTGCCGTGttcgttccataagttgaatagggaaggtgtaggacatacagcgtaagctttttgaagaatactgaAGGCAGTTTGGCGGAAAAACTTGCAAGGCAATCATTCGTGTTTAtgaagtatatacattttttttttttttccgagaatgaccaatcgtttcactagataagaaaCTTTTTCCTCGTctgtatcgtttaaagccctttgaagctgcactgaaactgtcattctgaccttcaaccgtttggaggccattgaagtccactataaggagaaaatcctggaatgttttcatcaaaaaccttaatttcttttcaactgaagaaagaaggacatggacatgggggtgaataaattattaggaaatttttattgtaaagtgaaccaatcctttaaAACCGGTCCCAAGACCAGTCTCGACTACAACACTACCttgaaaagtataaaaaaaaggGTATTTTGTGCTTATTTCTGCTAGTTTTAATTAATGTGCTTACTGTTCACTAGATACTTTGGATGGATGACTTGCATACAGTTGTGATATAATTACTTGATTGATGCAATTTTGTTCAATTTACACTCTTTCAGACTTTTCAAGCTCTCCTTCACTAAGGAGAAGAATTGAGACAGCAGGCTCTCAGACACAATTTTGTGACAATAATGATGACATTTCCAATCATTTCTAAACTTGCAAGAGATGCAGATAAATTCtgtaattattttgtttgcTTTATAGAAACTGTCTGCAACATGAAAAGTGGGCTGACTGTCTATGAAAATGACCTGTCTGTAACATGAAGAAAGGTGTTGAGTGATTTGAAGGTGAGGGATATTTAAATCTCTGAGGATGAGGCCACTGACTCTACAGATCAAATTTAACGATACAGTAGATGGTCATGACCTCATTTAACTTATGTCCGTTTAAATTAAAGTCTGATCTGTAATTTATATTCCATTCCTGATGACATTTAATTTATGTTTGCCCCACTGATGACCTCATATGACCTAAGAGTTACTTGAATAATTTGTGGGCTGTTAAAAAAAGTGACAATATGCTCTCAGTAGTGATTAGTGATCAGTGACCTTAGACTAACCTCATATACTAATGACTTCATAGGTGGGGCGTGTTGCACTAATGTGTGTTGATTCATTGAATTTGAATCTTAATTGTCACTAGATAAAAGCCATGTTAATTCAAACAGATATTATTTGCAATGAAATGTGCAGGTTTGCTCTCCTTGTTATCCTTAGGGTTGCAactttacaaaaatatatttatcttATTCAAATgacagataataataataataacaacattttattttattttttatatattattattattattattattattattattattattattatatatatatatataacatatgtaTTTAAGCAGCtaagtataatataatacacattagcattaataatagtaaataaatattgtgcATACTTGTTACTTACAGAAGGGGACGGAGAGTTTATTAAACAACCAGAGATGGCGGGCAGAGTGCAGGTGAGTGAAAGCAGGTTAAGTTCATCACTGTAGACGATACTGGAGCTGACACTTGTCTTTATCTTTCCCAGGATGGGACATGGATGCAGGCAGGCGTGGAGCAGACGAGACACGATGACACTCACTGGAGAAGAAGAGACACTAGGAATCACAGAGAatgctggagacaggtaagaaGCTGTTAGAAGAGTCCGTGAGGTAAGCATAACAGGTAGGTGCgttaacgagaccggacagtgactgAATGCTCTGGAGTGTCTTTTATGCTGCTGTGATGATTAGTGCTGATGAGTGTCAGGTGTGGCTTGTTAATAATCAGGAGAGGGAGTGCTTGGTGATTGGGTGAGTGTAGAgactggcgtgtctgtgacaatactatattagtgttcattatttaataatatacacaatatattattattattaataataatattattacaattataaaacataatattatgcaaattaaaaaaatatttaatatgcaaattattaaaatataatatttctttaacatatgtgtgttattttattattgtttttttaatatatatatatatatatatatatatatatatatatatatatatatatatatatatatatatatatatatatatatatatatatatatattagttttttttttttttttttggatattaTGATATAAAGCAGTTGTGCTTTATGGAGGTGTACCAATAATCATTTGTAAATACTGAAAGCCTGCACTACTGCAGAAGATATTATAGCTATAAAGTTGGTGAAACAACCAAGACCTGTTTTTGAGAAgtgtacaatataaaaaaaaaaatggtaagcAGAATCCCATAGGCGATGAAATCTATATTTCAGGAACTGCAGAGCCTACACTGAACATGGCCTGCCTTCTTTGAAGCCTGGTTTCATAGAGGGGAAGTCTGCTTTGAGGCTGCAGTTCTTTTTGCTGGATTTTTCTCTGCTCTCAGACAGGTCTCTGCTTATTCCAGTTTTGAACACTGTGTACACTGTGCTAGCCGCTATTATGCATTCTACAGTGAAGTGCTGGCATGAGATGGAGTTTGTGAAACTCACAAACAGACCTCTCTGTCCTGCTGTATTTTGCCGTTGTTAGATAAGACCTCTGAAGAGaatctgaaaaagaaaatgaatcaCGGCAACCTTTATCTGAATTGCGGAAAAAAGAACCGGATCGTTTACTGTACTATGGCGGCAGCGTGCattgtttttgtgcatgtgttGTATGTCCTTCACAGCAGTAATGCTTTCAGTACAGTCCCTGGTGAAAACAAACCCTGTCAGCATCTACCACCCCTCTCCTCTTTTCCACAACTCACGCTGTTACTGAAAGCAACTGCAAACAAATCCATCTTTCCCTCAGTGTTTATCTCTTCCATAGTACCTGGACTAGCTGTGGTTTATTCATTTCGCGGTGGGGTTTACAACAGTGcctttaatttgtttttcttttattgtTGAAGCACGCTACCTAAACTTATTCTATTGAAGATCCATAAAAAAGGGTGTGTAGCTATCAGCGTAATACAAGCAGCATAATAAACAGCATTGAATAAAGATGAAAATTAACATCTTCAAAGGCTTTTGCTGTTAGAGTAAATATCTTTGTGAAAACCCAATAATGGTTTTCAAAGAAATGAAGCTGTATCCACATAAATAATCATATCTCAATTTTACAGAACTCAGTCCAAGACACACACAGTTCCACATACAATAATTGCTTCTGAGGGGACAATCTCATTGGCCCTGAAATGAAAGCGATTGGAatcctttttaaaaaattgaatttgcaAGTGGAATGGTTACATAACAGGTCCATCTCATACAGCCGGTATAACAGGGTCAGTGCTTTGATACGTCCAGATCCTGGCAGAAAAGAACATGGAGGCAGGTGAGTCTAGAGGAAGAGGTGGGAGTTTTGATGCCAGAGAGTTTTGATTGAAGTCTGCCGTATGACTCATGTGACTATTATTTCAAAGATTTCATTCACAGTTGTATATTCGCTGCGTGTGATGAAGAGAGTTGGAGGCTGCCAAGCTGCAGTGTCTGGGCTGTGTGAAAAGGTATTGCAGTTGACAAAGGAAATCAATCTTGGTCCTTTGTAGATGCCTTAACTCTCACATGAAATGAAATGcctgttttttcttcttcagttCTTCCAGTAAAACCTGGTGACCTTGGCAatctgttaaagggatagttcacccaaaaatgaagattctgtcaagatgggtcgttccaaacctgtatgacttcctTCTGTTTAACACGAATGTCCCGTGTTCCACATTTAGTTTTTTCATATAAGTACATTTTCTGCTAAAACTTGCTCCGTACTTTCAGTAGCGAGACAGAAATCTCCCAAGAAATGAACAGAAGTTTCATTTCGCTTGGAGGAATGACATGAGAGAAATTATGACAGAGTTtgtggctgaactatccctttaatatctcTTTTTAGCACCCGATTCACTAAAGGAATTATGCAAATCAGGTAATGACAGAAACACATCCTCCAAAAACttttttattgcaatttattGCAGGGTGCAATTTCTGATCTTGCGGGTCGGTTCGGAGCATGAGGTTGCAAATCTGGCGAATGAGCTAAATTTGCATATAAAGGAGACATGTTTCTGTCGAAAAGAATGACAAtgacttaatttaaatattaatgatgCGCCACTATTTCTACACATTAGCTTTTGGTTAAACTGAATTGTGGGCGGTTAGAGAATAAGAGACAATACTCCACTTTTAGTCCCCCTCCAGCATTATcgttttatataataattttataaaataataatttagcctaattattttgttttatatttatgtaattttcttattgcacaaaaaacaaaccaaatatGTAAAACGAtgaatttaaaggggtcatattgccaattttacaatatgtaatataagtctctgatgtccccagagtgtgtatgtgaagttttagctcaaaataccccacagatcattttttatagcatgttaaacttgtcactttttgaggatGAGCAAAAACgctctgtttttgtgtgtgtccctttaaatgcaaatgagctgctgctcctatgaagagggcggagtttcagCAGCGCCAATTACCTCACAgagactcactgaaaatgtcagaaactgtccagccttttatgtttaaaccggagtcggacaatgatggagagactcaagaagaagtgacaacatgtagaacgcaacaggacgtttctgaacggttagttgatgaatttatgtagctaATGTGGAGCTAACTATCTTAAAGTCACTGATTAGCATAATCTATCATGATCATTTATAAATCACTtatgtgggaactgttgtaagatcctacagagccagagaatatatatataaacagagaattatctccctttgcattaaactttgagcatcataattttgcagatgtttatgctctaacagcaacattacacactaactaaagttaaaaaagtgaaatcataatcaaccacccttTTAAGAAACCTTTAGAATCATGTAG
The window above is part of the Chanodichthys erythropterus isolate Z2021 chromosome 3, ASM2448905v1, whole genome shotgun sequence genome. Proteins encoded here:
- the b9d1 gene encoding B9 domain-containing protein 1, whose protein sequence is MTSNNPAVFLLMVNGQIEAADFPEYDDLYCKYCFVYGHDWAPTSGLEEGISQITSKGRGSQSLVWNFPLDITFKSTNPFGWPQIVVSVYGPDTFGNDVVRGYGAVHIPFTPGKHTKTIPMFVPESTSRLQKFTSWLMGRRPEFTDPKVVAQGEGREVTRVRSQGFVTLQFNIVTKDMKKLGYDTTSIEHTPARTTQQL